Proteins encoded within one genomic window of Acidovorax sp. 107:
- a CDS encoding glycerate kinase: MHPETQPASPSLPDYRTHPRAFLKALFDAAVHSAQPLHGMRQWLPQPPNRESGGRTLVLGAGKAGGAMAQALEALWPQDAPLSGLVVTRYGHVPPRPVGVPQRIEVVEAAHPVPDAAGLAAAQRILDMTQGLTEHDLVLCLISGGGSSLLTLPCDGVTLEDKQRINRALLDSGAHIGEMNCVRKHLSRIKGGRLAAACAPARVVTLTISDVPGDDPSVIASGPTVPDATTCADALAILARYGIDVPPAIRTALEAGSLETPKPGDARFAGHAVHMIATPQQALEAAAALARSAGLPAHVLSDEMEGESREVGKVHAALARAVALRGQPFAAPCVILSGGETTVTVRPRAPGVPRGRGGRAGEFCLGLAQALQGEPAVWALAADTDGIDGSEDNAGAFVCPDTLARAGAAGLRIDDHLARNDAWGFFAGLDDLLVTGPTHTNVNDFRVLLIL, encoded by the coding sequence ATGCACCCAGAAACCCAGCCAGCCAGCCCCTCCCTGCCGGATTACCGCACCCACCCCCGCGCCTTTCTGAAGGCGCTGTTTGATGCCGCCGTGCACAGCGCACAACCCCTGCACGGCATGCGCCAGTGGCTGCCCCAGCCGCCCAACCGCGAGAGCGGGGGCCGCACGCTGGTGCTGGGCGCGGGCAAGGCAGGGGGCGCCATGGCGCAGGCGCTGGAGGCTCTGTGGCCGCAGGACGCGCCCCTCTCGGGCCTGGTGGTCACGCGCTACGGGCATGTGCCGCCCCGGCCTGTGGGCGTGCCCCAGCGCATCGAGGTGGTGGAGGCCGCGCACCCCGTGCCCGATGCGGCGGGGCTGGCGGCTGCGCAGCGCATTCTGGACATGACCCAGGGGCTGACGGAGCACGACCTGGTGCTGTGCCTGATCTCGGGCGGTGGCTCGTCCCTGCTGACCTTGCCCTGCGACGGGGTGACGCTGGAAGACAAGCAGCGCATCAACCGCGCCCTGCTCGACAGCGGCGCGCACATTGGCGAGATGAACTGCGTGCGTAAGCACCTCTCGCGCATCAAGGGTGGGCGCCTGGCGGCAGCCTGTGCGCCGGCGCGCGTGGTCACGCTCACCATCAGCGATGTGCCGGGCGACGACCCGTCGGTGATCGCCAGTGGCCCCACCGTGCCGGACGCGACCACCTGTGCTGATGCGCTGGCCATTCTGGCGCGCTACGGCATCGATGTGCCTCCGGCCATCCGCACTGCGCTGGAGGCGGGCAGCCTGGAAACCCCCAAACCCGGCGACGCGCGTTTTGCTGGCCATGCGGTGCACATGATTGCTACGCCCCAGCAGGCGCTAGAGGCCGCTGCCGCGCTGGCCCGTTCGGCGGGGCTGCCTGCGCATGTGCTGTCGGACGAGATGGAGGGCGAGTCGCGCGAAGTGGGCAAGGTGCATGCAGCACTGGCCCGTGCGGTGGCGCTGCGCGGCCAGCCGTTTGCGGCGCCGTGTGTAATTCTTTCGGGGGGCGAAACCACCGTCACCGTGCGTCCGCGTGCGCCCGGCGTGCCCCGGGGGCGGGGCGGGCGTGCGGGCGAGTTTTGCCTGGGCCTGGCGCAGGCGCTGCAGGGCGAGCCTGCGGTGTGGGCGCTGGCGGCCGATACCGACGGCATCGACGGCAGCGAAGACAACGCGGGGGCCTTTGTGTGCCCCGACACGCTGGCGCGTGCAGGCGCAGCGGGCCTGCGCATCGACGACCACCTGGCACGCAATGACGCCTGGGGATTTTTTGCGGGGCTGGACGACCTGCTGGTCACCGGCCCCACGCACACTAACGTGAACGATTTTCGGGTGCTACTGATTTTGTAG
- a CDS encoding porin, producing MKKNLIALSLSLGGALLCATGAQAQSSVQLMGLTDVFVGSMKNAGDAGSSKVVNSGGMTTSWFGVKGTEDLGGGLKANFALTSFIKVDSGIQGRFANDTFFSRDANVGLSDSWGTVTVGRGLAPNFLPSILSNPLGDSFTFAPLILHMNVPLFNGTGWGSTTPSDTGWSNEIIYSTPNLGGLTANLHYQFGEVAGDSSKKNVGINALYFNGPITLTGFYERDQMSNPAVPSTYLGTTKTDWMLGGAYDFAVVKAFASYGQAKADNTTNKAKTTQLGVSVPAGATGKVLASWAQTKMTATDISRKTFTVGYDYFLSKRTDVYVMAMNDRITNQTKGNSFGVGIRHRF from the coding sequence ATGAAGAAAAACCTGATTGCACTGTCTCTATCGCTCGGCGGCGCCCTGCTGTGTGCCACCGGGGCCCAGGCCCAAAGCTCCGTCCAGCTGATGGGCCTGACCGATGTGTTTGTGGGCTCCATGAAAAACGCCGGTGACGCCGGCAGCAGCAAGGTGGTCAACAGCGGCGGCATGACCACGTCGTGGTTCGGCGTCAAGGGCACCGAAGACCTGGGCGGCGGGCTCAAGGCCAACTTTGCGCTCACCTCGTTCATCAAGGTGGATAGCGGCATCCAGGGTCGCTTTGCCAACGACACCTTCTTCTCGCGCGATGCCAACGTCGGCCTGAGCGACAGCTGGGGCACCGTCACAGTGGGGCGCGGCCTGGCCCCCAACTTCCTGCCGTCCATCCTGTCGAACCCGCTGGGCGACTCGTTCACCTTTGCGCCGCTGATCCTGCACATGAACGTGCCCCTGTTCAACGGCACGGGCTGGGGTTCCACCACGCCGTCCGACACCGGCTGGTCCAACGAAATCATCTACAGCACGCCCAACCTGGGCGGTCTGACCGCCAACCTGCACTACCAGTTTGGCGAGGTCGCGGGTGACAGCAGCAAGAAGAACGTGGGCATCAACGCGCTGTACTTCAACGGCCCCATCACCCTCACTGGCTTTTACGAGCGCGACCAGATGAGCAACCCCGCCGTGCCCAGCACCTACCTGGGCACCACCAAGACCGACTGGATGCTGGGCGGCGCGTATGACTTTGCCGTCGTGAAGGCCTTTGCCAGCTACGGCCAGGCCAAGGCCGACAACACCACCAACAAGGCCAAGACCACGCAGCTGGGCGTGTCGGTGCCCGCAGGCGCCACCGGCAAGGTGCTGGCCTCGTGGGCGCAGACCAAGATGACGGCCACCGACATCTCGCGCAAGACCTTCACCGTGGGGTATGACTACTTCCTGTCCAAGCGCACCGACGTGTACGTGATGGCCATGAACGACCGCATCACCAACCAGACCAAGGGCAACAGCTTCGGCGTGGGCATCCGCCACCGGTTCTGA
- a CDS encoding Crp/Fnr family transcriptional regulator, whose amino-acid sequence MLPSTLFSLPADTEVIAPGEVLRRRNEVLTTVLHLESGRVLRGVLDDGFLRHQLGAVEGPFWLDAASALLGLPLPVDMVSDTRVHVRRVPIEDFRRGLAAMPPGARGLLLDMAQGYRQQSELAVSRLAQDAESRCAQWLLNHAQPDHSGAMQVTLHQRKRLIAAQLGIAPETFSRVLRHLRELGLIHGTGNVLALPQPRALQSMAGC is encoded by the coding sequence ATGCTGCCATCTACCCTTTTTTCTCTGCCCGCTGACACCGAGGTCATCGCTCCCGGCGAAGTGCTGCGCAGGCGCAATGAGGTGCTGACGACGGTGTTGCACCTCGAAAGCGGCCGCGTGCTGCGCGGTGTGCTGGACGACGGTTTTCTGCGCCACCAGCTGGGCGCGGTCGAGGGGCCGTTCTGGCTCGACGCCGCGTCGGCTCTGCTGGGCCTGCCGTTGCCGGTCGACATGGTGTCCGACACACGTGTGCATGTGCGGCGCGTGCCCATCGAAGACTTTCGTCGTGGCCTGGCTGCCATGCCTCCGGGCGCACGTGGCCTGCTGCTGGACATGGCCCAGGGCTACCGGCAACAGTCCGAGCTGGCCGTGAGCCGCCTGGCGCAGGACGCCGAATCGCGCTGCGCCCAGTGGCTGCTGAACCACGCCCAGCCCGACCACAGCGGCGCCATGCAGGTCACCCTGCACCAGCGCAAACGCCTGATCGCCGCCCAGCTGGGCATTGCGCCCGAAACCTTCTCGCGCGTGCTGCGCCACCTGCGCGAGCTGGGCCTGATCCATGGCACCGGCAACGTGCTGGCGCTGCCCCAGCCGCGGGCACTGCAGTCGATGGCGGGCTGCTGA